A window of the Arachis duranensis cultivar V14167 chromosome 5, aradu.V14167.gnm2.J7QH, whole genome shotgun sequence genome harbors these coding sequences:
- the LOC107488972 gene encoding uncharacterized protein LOC107488972 produces the protein MDLDDRIVQLEKEKQETLEQHAKRPCVRGNTSSEEEDEEKVVEDTAASDEEEEEEETEDDTDSDSDSEYVPFTPRRLMTDEEIREHRRQVAESNGFDVDWFEGILPGSIKPYTLTEANRPPLIDFSKQALKVYNESNNTTFICDKLIKSNAQCVAGTMFYITFGALMSE, from the exons ATGGATTTGGATGATCGTATCGTGCAATTGGAGAAAGAGAAACAAGAGACTCTGGAGCAGCACGCCAAACGGCCTTGTGTCAGAGGCAATACCTCCtccgaagaagaagatgaagagaaagtTGTTGAGGATACGGCTGCCtctgatgaagaagaagaggaggaagagacaGAAGATGAtactgattctgattctgattccGAATATGTGCCGTTTACGCCTAGACGTTTAATGACTGATGAAGAAATTCGTGAACATCGGAGGCAGGTTGCTGAAAGCAAC GGATTCGATGTTGACTGGTTTGAAGGCATTCTACCTGGTTCAATTAAGCCCTATACGTTGACCGAAGCAAACCGCCCTCCATTGATAGATTTTTCCAAGCAAGCTTTGAAAGTCTACAATGAGAGCAAT AATACAACTTTTATATGTGATAAGCTTATCAAATCAAATGCTCAATGTGTTGCTGGCACAATGTTCTACATTACTTTTGGGGcgctgatgagcgaataa